One window of the Candidatus Zixiibacteriota bacterium genome contains the following:
- a CDS encoding RNA polymerase sigma factor, with product MRTSAIKAVKKIEITEEDDRFENETKEIIARIKKGDNNAFADLVRLYRNQVASLAYKMVGDYDEAADITQNVFVKTSRNIWRYDETKKFYTWLYRITVNASIDYMRKHHRYHHESIDNIPERTDDHHDTPEMSYQRERLRQYIDEATDSLNDKQRSAFVLRDVDGCHIDDVANIMNMPEATVRWYLHRARAKIRKELLKKCPQLLITLGFK from the coding sequence ATGAGAACCTCTGCCATCAAAGCCGTAAAGAAGATCGAGATCACCGAAGAAGACGATCGGTTCGAAAACGAGACGAAGGAAATTATCGCCCGGATAAAAAAGGGTGATAACAATGCTTTCGCCGATCTGGTCCGTCTCTATCGCAATCAGGTTGCATCGCTGGCTTACAAGATGGTCGGTGATTACGATGAGGCCGCCGATATTACGCAGAATGTTTTTGTCAAGACCAGCCGCAATATCTGGCGCTACGATGAAACGAAGAAATTTTACACCTGGCTGTACCGCATTACGGTCAATGCCTCGATAGATTATATGCGCAAACATCACCGGTATCATCACGAATCAATCGATAATATTCCCGAAAGAACCGATGATCATCATGATACCCCGGAGATGTCGTATCAGAGGGAGCGGCTCCGCCAGTATATCGATGAGGCCACCGATTCCCTGAACGACAAACAGCGCTCGGCCTTTGTCCTTCGGGATGTCGATGGCTGTCATATCGATGATGTGGCGAATATCATGAATATGCCGGAAGCGACCGTCCGGTGGTACCTGCATCGCGCCCGGGCGAAGATAAGAAAAGAACTGCTGAAGAAGTGCCCGCAGCTCCTAATCACTCTGGGGTTTAAATAA
- a CDS encoding hypothetical protein (Evidence 5 : Unknown function), with protein MRGGFADAGRSAGYESDSICEQFHTIYILFGWFDFLFQVIWGSTICQGATIV; from the coding sequence GTGCGCGGTGGCTTCGCCGATGCCGGCCGAAGCGCCGGTTATGAAAGCGATTCGATTTGCGAGCAATTTCATACGATTTATATCCTTTTTGGGTGGTTCGATTTTCTTTTTCAAGTTATATGGGGATCGACCATCTGTCAAGGGGCGACTATCGTATGA
- a CDS encoding putative Peptidase, M23/M37 family (Evidence 3 : Putative function from multiple computational evidences), which yields MLNKKLSFMLITDSRDKLRHFQLSYRFILGCAILAAFLFVTNILLTTSFVKSQVSAMEIKKLKAENEQLTKKFESLHGKVSEITAIYDQLVEKEVVIRNIFNLPEIDPEERQLGIGGPTTTINYGTVSGAVKAASSTETQVESLLRLANFEKEKYEEVYNTLEKKKDQLDHTPSIMPVRGYVSRGFGMMHDPFTGNRQPHTGIDIANRTGTPIFAPADGMVTIAGFSGSGLGNMVELNHGNGLVTRYGHMSRVKAIRGQLVKRGTLIGYVGSTGYSTGPHLHYEVMKNGVPVNPADYIVNLK from the coding sequence ATGCTGAATAAGAAGCTCTCTTTTATGCTTATTACCGATAGCCGGGATAAGTTACGTCATTTTCAATTGTCTTACCGTTTTATCCTGGGTTGCGCCATTCTGGCCGCCTTCCTGTTCGTCACCAATATTCTCCTCACAACCTCGTTCGTCAAATCTCAGGTTTCCGCTATGGAGATCAAGAAATTGAAGGCGGAAAATGAGCAGTTGACGAAGAAGTTTGAGTCGCTCCACGGGAAGGTATCGGAAATAACCGCTATCTACGACCAACTGGTGGAAAAGGAAGTCGTCATCAGGAACATTTTCAATCTTCCGGAGATCGATCCTGAAGAGCGCCAGTTGGGAATCGGCGGGCCGACCACGACCATAAATTACGGCACCGTATCGGGAGCCGTCAAAGCGGCCTCATCGACCGAGACTCAGGTCGAATCGCTCCTGCGGTTGGCCAACTTTGAGAAAGAAAAATACGAGGAAGTTTATAACACTCTCGAGAAGAAGAAAGATCAGCTTGACCATACCCCGTCGATTATGCCGGTCCGCGGCTATGTTTCCCGCGGTTTCGGGATGATGCACGACCCGTTCACCGGTAACCGTCAGCCCCATACCGGGATAGATATCGCCAACCGAACCGGGACGCCGATTTTTGCACCGGCTGACGGCATGGTTACCATTGCCGGATTTTCGGGAAGCGGCCTGGGGAATATGGTTGAATTAAATCATGGTAACGGCCTGGTTACCCGCTACGGTCATATGAGCCGGGTAAAAGCGATTCGCGGCCAGTTGGTCAAACGCGGCACCCTGATCGGGTATGTCGGTTCGACCGGATATTCCACCGGCCCGCATCTCCATTATGAGGTCATGAAAAACGGGGTGCCGGTCAATCCCGCAGACTATATTGTAAATTTGAAATAG
- the pacS gene encoding Probale copper-transporting ATPase PacS: MAEVKELNLKIDGMHCASCASGIENGLKQLDGIKLVQVNYAMGTGRVDFEPGRVSESSIFQTISELGYGAESAATAGDTFADELGGARRNFIWSLVFGIPAILISMGLMVFKSPILSHRAEGIILLLLTTPVLFYAGREIFSDAWLQTRHFRANMNSLIALGSLAAYLYSAYILVSLFLGAAHAEVHFYFETAAAIVALILLGRYLETRAKGKARDAIGALLRLRPETASAIIDGREVPVAVGEIKPGMIINVKPGERIAADGKIISGEPSVDESMLTGESMPVEKKNGDEVIGGSVNGNIAFRFEVTGTGDNTFLAGIVRLVSEAQNRKAPVQRLADKIAGIFVPAVLLIAIITFVLWYILDPHSAMLLKAPVAVLIIACPCALGLATPTAILAGTGRAARRGIYIRGGDILENAVRTNHIIFDKTGTLTEGHFEVSAFKAVDEETEGELFRLAASAEAGSQHPLAVAIVEKAKSLDTPVSTVRDLVEYPGFGVKGEIDGKTVLVGNLATLQKAGINAGELETAAEEEMARGRTVVFAAADGVPLGYFALSDKIKDEAGEVINKIQKTDREVIMLTGDNVKTARGVAAQLGIDKFEAGIRPDQKATIVETFRRAGKSVMMVGDGINDAPALAAADIGVSLGSGTDVAMESADIILVRDDLQSLLEALQISKMTFRTIKQNLFWAFFYNVIAIPLAAGALYPVFGWGLSPIIAAGAMAFSSLFVVTNSLRLLRTGTGAV; encoded by the coding sequence ATGGCTGAAGTAAAAGAATTAAATCTTAAAATCGACGGCATGCATTGCGCGTCGTGCGCTTCCGGAATTGAAAACGGTTTGAAGCAGCTCGACGGTATCAAACTGGTACAGGTGAATTATGCCATGGGAACGGGGCGGGTCGATTTCGAGCCGGGCCGGGTCAGCGAGAGTTCCATTTTCCAAACCATAAGTGAATTAGGCTATGGGGCCGAATCGGCCGCCACAGCGGGAGACACTTTTGCGGACGAACTCGGCGGTGCGCGCCGTAATTTTATCTGGTCACTGGTTTTCGGCATCCCGGCGATTTTGATCAGCATGGGTCTCATGGTGTTTAAATCGCCTATCCTTAGTCATCGAGCCGAAGGCATCATTCTCCTGCTTCTGACCACGCCGGTCTTGTTTTATGCCGGCCGGGAAATTTTCAGCGATGCCTGGCTCCAGACCCGTCACTTTCGCGCCAATATGAATTCCCTGATCGCTCTCGGGTCGCTGGCGGCATATTTATACAGCGCTTATATTCTGGTGTCGCTCTTTCTGGGAGCGGCCCATGCCGAAGTTCATTTCTATTTTGAGACGGCGGCCGCAATTGTTGCCCTGATTCTGCTCGGCCGTTATCTGGAAACAAGGGCCAAAGGAAAGGCCCGCGATGCCATCGGCGCTCTGCTCCGGCTCCGGCCGGAGACCGCTTCGGCCATAATCGATGGCAGGGAAGTGCCGGTGGCGGTCGGCGAAATCAAACCGGGGATGATAATCAATGTCAAGCCGGGAGAGAGAATCGCGGCCGATGGGAAAATTATTTCCGGGGAACCGTCGGTCGATGAATCGATGCTGACCGGGGAATCGATGCCGGTGGAAAAGAAGAATGGAGACGAAGTTATTGGCGGGTCGGTCAACGGCAATATCGCTTTTCGCTTCGAAGTCACCGGAACCGGCGACAATACTTTTCTGGCCGGGATTGTCCGGCTGGTGTCGGAAGCCCAGAATCGCAAGGCCCCGGTTCAGCGTCTAGCCGATAAAATTGCGGGCATTTTCGTCCCGGCGGTGCTTCTGATTGCCATTATCACATTCGTCCTATGGTACATTCTGGACCCACACAGTGCCATGCTTCTCAAGGCCCCGGTGGCGGTTTTAATTATCGCCTGTCCCTGCGCTCTGGGGTTGGCCACGCCGACCGCTATCCTGGCCGGAACCGGCCGCGCCGCCCGGCGCGGTATCTATATTCGCGGCGGCGATATCCTGGAAAATGCCGTCAGAACCAATCATATAATTTTCGACAAAACCGGCACGTTAACCGAAGGTCACTTTGAGGTCTCGGCCTTCAAGGCGGTCGATGAAGAGACCGAGGGGGAACTGTTCCGGCTGGCGGCCTCAGCCGAAGCCGGCTCCCAGCACCCCCTGGCCGTGGCAATTGTGGAAAAAGCCAAATCTCTGGACACACCGGTAAGTACTGTTCGGGACTTGGTGGAATATCCGGGGTTCGGAGTCAAGGGGGAAATTGACGGAAAAACGGTGCTGGTAGGAAACCTGGCAACTCTGCAAAAAGCGGGGATCAACGCCGGTGAATTGGAGACCGCCGCCGAGGAAGAAATGGCCCGCGGGCGCACCGTGGTTTTTGCCGCCGCCGATGGCGTTCCCCTCGGTTATTTTGCACTATCCGACAAGATAAAAGACGAGGCCGGTGAAGTCATAAATAAGATTCAGAAAACCGACCGCGAAGTTATAATGCTGACCGGCGACAATGTGAAAACGGCACGAGGGGTGGCCGCGCAACTCGGAATCGACAAATTCGAAGCCGGCATCCGCCCCGATCAAAAAGCGACCATTGTCGAAACATTCCGCCGCGCCGGAAAAAGCGTGATGATGGTCGGCGACGGTATCAATGATGCCCCGGCGCTGGCGGCGGCCGATATCGGGGTGAGTCTGGGGAGCGGCACCGATGTGGCAATGGAATCGGCCGATATTATTCTCGTGCGCGATGATCTTCAGTCGCTTCTCGAGGCGCTTCAGATTTCAAAAATGACGTTCCGCACTATCAAGCAGAATCTGTTCTGGGCGTTTTTCTACAACGTGATTGCCATTCCGCTGGCGGCCGGGGCCCTTTATCCGGTCTTCGGCTGGGGCCTCTCCCCGATAATCGCGGCCGGAGCGATGGCCTTTTCGTCGCTCTTCGTGGTGACGAATTCCTTGCGGTTGCTGCGGACAGGCACGGGCGCGGTCTAA
- a CDS encoding hypothetical protein (Evidence 5 : Unknown function) gives MLPGQFCQQKIDIKAIRGKSAQKRLFNQLKLFFQDLIYHSDKLLTTQVLQTI, from the coding sequence ATGTTGCCGGGGCAGTTCTGTCAACAAAAAATTGACATTAAGGCTATCAGGGGCAAATCGGCCCAAAAGAGATTATTTAATCAGTTGAAACTCTTTTTTCAGGACCTTATCTACCACTCTGATAAACTTCTCACTACTCAGGTTCTGCAAACTATATAG